A window of the Desulfovibrio sp. Fe33 genome harbors these coding sequences:
- a CDS encoding helix-turn-helix domain-containing protein, protein MADIYTHKDLAALCGVSETTIKSYRRKFPGFIPVLTRGKPIRFKPEAGEVCLMIRDCFGKGMSVNETYKVLKEHFKEDRPARQRRARNDETAPDQADAVSAGVSQEYLERFFATAGQMMQGMAGLATAQAKAEHRLRKVETALEKLLEIEAENKAFFSRILERTAPAQAASASDAASDAMPATAATAQPSPEPKMRARKIVNVRGPEGDVDSYALEQDEQPSPERPSDAFLGTPIVIRNDQGEFLGVPGRLPLAGFLSILVDETDGADANWTRKENTWIFTVTASDGDTHALHFTSTTTPRGNLVILLDRLDVNHTRTSPEFLQEFFRQVKDKA, encoded by the coding sequence ATGGCAGATATTTATACGCATAAGGATCTGGCCGCGCTCTGCGGCGTCTCCGAGACCACCATCAAGAGCTACCGGCGCAAGTTCCCCGGCTTCATCCCGGTGCTGACCCGCGGCAAGCCCATCCGCTTCAAGCCCGAGGCGGGCGAGGTCTGCCTCATGATCCGCGACTGCTTCGGCAAGGGCATGTCCGTCAACGAGACCTACAAGGTCCTCAAGGAACACTTCAAGGAAGACCGCCCTGCCCGGCAACGCCGCGCCCGGAACGACGAAACCGCCCCGGACCAGGCCGACGCCGTCTCGGCCGGAGTCTCGCAGGAATACCTTGAGCGTTTTTTCGCCACAGCCGGACAGATGATGCAGGGCATGGCCGGATTGGCCACGGCCCAGGCCAAGGCCGAACACCGGCTGCGCAAGGTCGAGACCGCCCTGGAAAAGCTCCTTGAGATCGAAGCCGAAAACAAGGCCTTCTTCTCCCGCATACTCGAACGGACCGCCCCGGCACAGGCGGCCTCCGCCTCCGACGCCGCATCCGATGCCATGCCCGCAACCGCCGCCACAGCCCAACCTTCCCCGGAACCGAAAATGCGGGCTCGCAAAATCGTCAACGTGCGCGGCCCCGAGGGCGACGTGGACTCCTACGCCCTGGAGCAGGACGAACAGCCCTCCCCCGAGCGCCCGTCCGACGCCTTTCTGGGCACGCCCATCGTCATCCGCAACGATCAGGGCGAATTCCTCGGCGTGCCCGGCAGGCTCCCCCTGGCCGGATTCCTGTCCATCCTGGTCGACGAGACCGACGGGGCCGACGCCAACTGGACCCGGAAGGAAAACACCTGGATATTCACCGTTACCGCGTCAGACGGCGACACCCACGCGCTTCATTTCACCTCCACAACCACGCCGCGCGGCAATCTCGTGATCCTGCTGGACCGGCTGGACGTGAATCACACGCGGACCAGCCCGGAATTTCTCCAGGAATTCTTCCGCCAGGTGAAGGACAAGGCCTGA
- a CDS encoding alkyl/aryl-sulfatase gives MKHFDAKGKMPSAFTVASQEELRKTLPFDDARDFEEAKKGFIAEPDYKQIMAEDGHVAWDMGSYAWLLKDVEYDSIHPSLQRQAILNMAYGLFEVVPGKIYQVRGFDLANISFIRGDTGWIVFDPLTCKETAKAALDFINEKVEKLPVVAVIYSHSHADHFGGVRGVVEEAGVLGGKVPVIAPVGFLEHACAENVYAGNAMNRRMYFQYGVLLPHSPFGHVDQSIGKNTASGTTGLIAPTRYIRKDFEELTVDGVRMEFQNTPGTEAPAEMNTWFPDLKTFWAAENITGTVHNIYTLRGALVRDALLWSKHINVALYRYGQDAQVMFSAHSWPRWGNDRIQEVMRAQRDVYAHLNNEVLHQANLGVTINEIHNVYTLPDSLKRQWAAHSYHGSEEHNSRAVMNRYLGYWDANPATLMPLSPEDSAPLYVEMMGGAKPIMEKGRELFGQGKYFLAQEILNKLVYAEPDNAEAKDLLADVFEQIGYQKESPSVRNSFLAAAFELRNGMPSGTPPSTTGPDMIRGMSTELWLNSLAISMDSTKVAGKDFVINLVTPDNDETYAIELSNSVLTNIRGELSQNPDLTITVNRADLEMVMGGASTFDELIKEGKAEFKGDRTPFDLLRGSMVKFTPDFELMPGTLPEGREKPDNKHPMQMPELGNTAGG, from the coding sequence ATGAAACATTTCGATGCCAAGGGAAAGATGCCCTCGGCTTTCACCGTGGCCAGCCAGGAGGAGTTGCGGAAGACGCTGCCTTTCGATGACGCGCGCGACTTCGAAGAGGCCAAGAAAGGTTTTATCGCCGAGCCGGACTACAAACAGATCATGGCGGAAGACGGCCACGTGGCCTGGGACATGGGCAGTTACGCGTGGCTGTTGAAGGATGTGGAATACGATTCGATCCATCCTTCGCTGCAAAGGCAGGCGATTCTCAACATGGCCTACGGCCTGTTCGAGGTCGTGCCAGGCAAGATATATCAGGTGCGCGGGTTCGATCTCGCCAATATCAGCTTCATCAGAGGCGATACCGGCTGGATCGTCTTCGACCCGCTGACCTGCAAGGAAACCGCGAAGGCGGCGCTCGACTTCATCAACGAGAAGGTCGAAAAGCTGCCCGTGGTGGCGGTGATTTATTCGCATTCGCACGCCGATCACTTCGGCGGCGTGCGCGGAGTGGTGGAAGAGGCGGGCGTGCTCGGCGGCAAGGTGCCCGTCATCGCGCCGGTGGGATTCCTGGAGCACGCCTGCGCGGAGAACGTCTACGCGGGCAACGCCATGAACCGCAGGATGTACTTTCAGTACGGGGTGCTGCTCCCGCACAGCCCCTTCGGCCATGTCGATCAGTCCATCGGCAAGAACACGGCTTCCGGGACCACCGGCCTGATAGCGCCCACCCGTTACATCAGGAAGGACTTCGAGGAGCTGACCGTGGACGGCGTGCGCATGGAGTTCCAGAACACGCCCGGCACCGAGGCTCCCGCTGAAATGAACACCTGGTTCCCCGACCTCAAGACGTTCTGGGCCGCGGAGAACATCACGGGCACCGTTCACAATATCTACACCCTGCGGGGCGCCCTGGTGCGCGATGCGCTGTTGTGGTCGAAGCACATCAACGTCGCCCTCTATCGGTACGGCCAGGATGCCCAGGTCATGTTCTCGGCGCACTCCTGGCCGCGCTGGGGCAATGACCGCATCCAGGAAGTGATGCGCGCCCAGAGGGATGTCTACGCCCACCTGAACAACGAGGTTCTGCATCAGGCGAATCTCGGCGTCACCATCAACGAAATCCACAACGTCTACACTCTTCCGGATTCCCTCAAGAGGCAATGGGCGGCGCACAGCTACCACGGCTCCGAGGAGCACAACAGCCGCGCCGTCATGAATCGCTATCTGGGCTACTGGGATGCCAACCCGGCCACGCTCATGCCGTTGTCGCCGGAAGATTCCGCTCCGCTGTACGTCGAGATGATGGGCGGCGCAAAGCCGATCATGGAAAAGGGAAGGGAGCTCTTCGGGCAGGGCAAGTATTTCCTGGCGCAGGAGATACTGAACAAGCTGGTCTATGCGGAACCGGACAACGCCGAAGCCAAGGACCTGCTTGCCGACGTTTTCGAGCAGATCGGCTATCAGAAGGAAAGCCCGAGCGTCCGCAACAGCTTCCTGGCCGCGGCCTTCGAATTGCGCAACGGTATGCCCTCCGGAACGCCGCCGTCCACCACCGGCCCGGACATGATCAGAGGTATGTCCACCGAACTTTGGCTGAACTCCCTCGCCATCAGCATGGACAGCACCAAGGTCGCGGGCAAGGATTTCGTCATCAACCTGGTCACGCCGGACAATGACGAAACCTACGCCATCGAGCTCAGCAACTCGGTGCTGACCAACATCAGGGGAGAGTTGTCCCAAAATCCCGACCTGACCATCACCGTCAACAGGGCAGACCTGGAAATGGTCATGGGCGGAGCCTCCACGTTCGACGAACTCATCAAGGAAGGCAAAGCGGAATTCAAGGGAGACAGAACGCCGTTCGATCTCCTCCGTGGCTCCATGGTGAAATTCACGCCGGACTTTGAACTGATGCCCGGAACCTTGCCCGAAGGCAGGGAAAAGCCGGACAACAAGCACCCCATGCAGATGCCTGAACTCGGCAACACGGCGGGAGGTTAA
- a CDS encoding aminodeoxychorismate/anthranilate synthase component II, whose translation MNILLIDNEDSFTRNLEHLLADAVPGAAVEVTPYARLADADLDGRDLLVISPGPGAPAEYRGYDRVFSAGKPILGICLGMQIINERFGGSTGRLRGCVHGKTDVVSVDGAEHVVARYHSLHVTAPGAGLDVLATNRDGIIMCLGSRTRRVIGCQFHPESFLSRDGGWFIDFALDHLGLR comes from the coding sequence ATGAACATCCTGCTCATCGACAACGAGGACAGCTTCACCAGGAACCTGGAGCACCTGCTCGCGGACGCCGTGCCGGGCGCTGCGGTCGAAGTGACGCCATACGCCCGTTTGGCGGACGCCGATCTTGACGGCCGCGACCTGCTCGTCATCTCGCCCGGCCCCGGCGCGCCCGCCGAATACCGCGGCTACGACCGGGTGTTCTCCGCCGGAAAGCCCATCCTCGGGATATGCCTGGGTATGCAGATCATCAACGAACGGTTCGGCGGAAGCACGGGCAGGCTTCGCGGCTGCGTGCACGGCAAGACCGACGTCGTGTCCGTGGACGGCGCGGAACACGTGGTGGCCCGATATCATTCACTGCATGTGACGGCCCCCGGCGCGGGGCTGGACGTCCTGGCGACCAACAGGGACGGAATCATCATGTGCCTGGGCAGCAGGACGCGCCGGGTCATCGGCTGCCAATTCCATCCCGAATCCTTTCTCTCCCGCGACGGAGGCTGGTTCATTGACTTCGCTCTCGACCATCTCGGTCTCCGCTAG
- a CDS encoding methyl-accepting chemotaxis protein — protein sequence MGIRAKLFLPLLGMALVMLVGGYLVLKSQFADLENSFVTLILRGKIEDVRQSITQISESALQQAALFSRMPEVVDAYALANRGNMDDETDPVLQEARERLRASLAPVLAGYKENIGQSFQLHFHLPTARSLLRAWREKQAKKGDEWVDISDDLSGFRNTVIDVNKTRKPVLGIEPGRGGFTIRGLAPVTGQDGAHLGSVEVLLGFDNILKTMEGAGAVKALLYMDAKLLPVTTRLRDPAKNPVKDGKFVLIYGQKNAAAQELADSSLLGRGMQAAQVEVEGHDGVAVFPVKDYRGDAIGVILLSMDITDQQAMMSAVAWLVGVGLLIVVVVPIVIIFWVVERSVKRPIIQCANLASDIARGDLRSQTCEMRSDEMGIILSAMCEMNATLANTIHDIRDISGEVAEGCSELSLASDSLSKGANQQAAGIQEIAASLEEMSGSVQQTADIARRTEVTASKASTDAETGGEAVARTVSAMRKIADEIGIIEEIARQTNLLALNAAIEAARAGEAGKGFAVVAAEVRKLAERSGSAAAGISELSSSSVAVAEEAGELLKRMVPDIQHTAELIQEISAAANEQSQGIAQVSKAIQESESVVQQNASTAEEVAATAASLSDGSRSLHEAIGRFNLGEEDGLKRY from the coding sequence ATGGGTATCCGCGCCAAACTTTTTCTGCCCCTGCTGGGCATGGCCCTGGTTATGCTCGTAGGCGGGTATCTGGTCCTCAAATCACAGTTCGCCGACCTGGAGAACTCCTTTGTGACCCTGATCCTGCGAGGCAAAATCGAGGATGTCCGCCAGTCCATCACGCAAATTTCGGAAAGCGCGCTGCAACAGGCCGCCCTGTTCAGCCGAATGCCCGAAGTGGTCGACGCATACGCCCTGGCCAACCGGGGGAACATGGACGATGAGACCGATCCCGTGCTCCAGGAAGCCAGGGAGCGGCTGCGCGCGTCCCTTGCGCCCGTGCTCGCGGGATACAAGGAGAACATCGGCCAGAGCTTCCAGCTCCATTTCCATCTGCCCACGGCCCGCAGCCTGTTGCGCGCCTGGCGCGAAAAGCAGGCCAAGAAGGGCGACGAGTGGGTCGACATTTCCGACGACCTGTCAGGATTCCGCAATACGGTCATCGACGTGAACAAAACCCGCAAGCCGGTCCTGGGCATCGAACCGGGCCGGGGCGGTTTCACCATCCGCGGCCTCGCCCCCGTCACAGGGCAGGACGGGGCTCATCTCGGCTCCGTGGAGGTATTGCTCGGATTCGACAACATCCTCAAGACCATGGAAGGAGCCGGAGCCGTCAAGGCCCTCCTCTACATGGACGCCAAACTGCTCCCGGTGACCACCAGGCTGCGGGACCCGGCGAAAAACCCGGTCAAGGACGGCAAGTTCGTGCTCATCTACGGCCAGAAGAACGCGGCGGCCCAGGAGCTGGCGGACTCTTCCCTCCTGGGGCGCGGTATGCAGGCCGCCCAGGTCGAAGTGGAAGGGCATGACGGAGTGGCCGTGTTTCCGGTCAAGGACTACCGGGGCGACGCCATCGGCGTCATCCTCCTGTCCATGGACATCACGGACCAGCAGGCCATGATGTCCGCCGTGGCGTGGCTCGTCGGGGTGGGCCTGCTCATCGTCGTGGTCGTGCCCATCGTCATCATCTTCTGGGTCGTGGAGCGATCCGTGAAACGGCCCATCATCCAATGCGCCAATCTGGCCTCGGACATCGCCCGGGGCGACCTGCGAAGCCAGACCTGCGAGATGCGCAGCGACGAAATGGGCATCATCCTGTCGGCCATGTGCGAGATGAATGCTACCCTCGCAAACACCATCCACGACATCCGGGACATTTCCGGCGAGGTGGCCGAGGGATGTTCGGAGCTCTCCCTGGCCAGCGACAGCCTTTCCAAGGGGGCCAACCAGCAGGCCGCAGGCATCCAGGAGATCGCCGCCAGCCTGGAGGAAATGTCCGGCAGCGTTCAGCAAACCGCCGACATAGCCCGCAGGACCGAAGTCACCGCCTCCAAGGCCTCGACGGACGCCGAAACCGGCGGCGAGGCCGTGGCCCGCACTGTGTCTGCCATGCGCAAGATCGCCGACGAAATCGGCATCATCGAGGAAATCGCGCGCCAGACCAATCTCCTGGCCCTCAACGCCGCCATCGAAGCGGCGCGGGCAGGCGAGGCCGGCAAGGGATTCGCCGTGGTGGCGGCCGAAGTGCGCAAGCTGGCCGAACGCAGCGGCTCGGCCGCGGCGGGCATCAGCGAGCTGTCGTCCAGCAGCGTGGCCGTGGCCGAGGAAGCCGGAGAGCTGCTCAAACGCATGGTCCCGGACATTCAGCACACGGCCGAGCTGATCCAGGAAATCTCCGCCGCCGCCAACGAACAGAGCCAGGGCATCGCGCAGGTCTCCAAGGCCATCCAGGAGTCGGAGTCCGTGGTACAGCAAAACGCCTCCACGGCCGAAGAGGTCGCGGCCACCGCCGCAAGCCTGTCCGACGGCTCCCGATCCCTGCACGAGGCCATCGGCCGCTTCAACCTGGGCGAGGAAGACGGCCTGAAACGTTACTGA
- a CDS encoding chorismate-binding protein has translation MTSLSTISVSASRKRFDHLAGELARSQGTDMLLSSDGFPARTESFIGVEPTDELIFTGETTPDDAKSFCFGTPGPAFGFIGYEYGMLLRGVASDKERSGPLGHLRKYAAAMEFDDGHVRIQGRSANLVRDLAARLERTPDCAPAPVMPALPESPLEISLDRAGYESGVRETLERILSGHTYQLNLTTRFTRRCPGLDPLALLLALRLHHPAPFYAWFPYGSGRILSTSPERFLRVEDGRILSQPIKGTARLEGDRKVAEHLLKSSDKESAELSMIVDLIRNDISANSEYGSVRVENHKSVFAVDNLLQMYSDVRGTLRADRDCLDLFFDAFPGGSITGCPKKRSMEIIEELEPHVRGVYCGSMAVIRDRRNMDSSIAIRTAVFDGQTERLDFYAGSGIVVDSDPAKEYLETLAKAEKFLSPGKP, from the coding sequence TTGACTTCGCTCTCGACCATCTCGGTCTCCGCTAGCCGAAAGCGGTTCGACCATCTAGCCGGGGAGCTGGCCCGCTCGCAGGGCACCGACATGCTCCTCTCCTCGGACGGCTTCCCCGCGCGGACAGAGTCCTTTATCGGCGTTGAGCCCACGGACGAACTGATTTTCACCGGCGAAACCACGCCTGACGACGCCAAGTCGTTCTGCTTCGGCACCCCCGGTCCAGCCTTCGGTTTTATCGGCTACGAATACGGAATGCTTTTGCGCGGCGTAGCGTCGGACAAGGAGCGCAGCGGCCCCCTGGGGCACCTCAGAAAATACGCGGCGGCCATGGAATTTGATGACGGCCATGTCCGAATCCAGGGCCGTTCCGCCAACCTGGTCCGTGACCTTGCCGCGCGCCTGGAACGAACTCCCGATTGCGCCCCCGCGCCGGTCATGCCCGCACTCCCGGAATCGCCTCTCGAAATTTCGCTGGATCGGGCCGGATATGAATCGGGCGTCCGCGAGACCCTGGAGCGCATCCTGTCCGGCCACACCTATCAGCTCAACCTGACCACCCGCTTCACCAGACGCTGTCCGGGACTCGATCCCCTGGCGTTGCTGCTGGCCCTGCGCCTCCACCATCCCGCGCCTTTCTACGCATGGTTTCCCTATGGCTCCGGACGGATACTGTCCACCTCGCCGGAGCGGTTCCTGCGTGTGGAAGACGGCCGAATCCTGTCCCAGCCCATCAAGGGCACTGCCCGCCTGGAAGGCGACCGGAAAGTTGCCGAACACCTGCTGAAGAGTTCGGACAAGGAGTCCGCCGAGCTGTCCATGATCGTCGACCTGATCCGCAACGACATCTCCGCGAACAGCGAATACGGCTCGGTCCGGGTGGAGAACCACAAATCCGTCTTCGCGGTGGACAACCTGTTGCAGATGTACTCGGACGTACGCGGAACGCTTCGGGCCGACAGGGATTGCCTGGACCTCTTCTTCGACGCGTTTCCGGGCGGCTCGATCACGGGCTGCCCCAAGAAGCGGTCCATGGAGATCATCGAGGAACTGGAGCCGCACGTCCGGGGCGTGTACTGCGGCTCCATGGCGGTCATCCGGGACAGAAGAAACATGGATTCCTCCATCGCCATCCGCACGGCGGTCTTCGACGGACAAACGGAACGCCTGGACTTTTACGCAGGCAGCGGCATCGTGGTGGACTCCGATCCGGCCAAAGAGTATCTGGAGACACTGGCAAAAGCCGAAAAATTTCTTTCACCGGGAAAACCATGA
- a CDS encoding response regulator, producing the protein MSIVLATTRPDELAAFSKALADKTGQDVDVASSGAAALEWVSAKSPALVVIDENLPDHKPLDLVREILMVSAMTLTAVITTMSEEDFHEAAEGYGVLMPLPANPAAQDGTELANRLSGV; encoded by the coding sequence ATGTCCATTGTGCTGGCAACCACCCGCCCGGACGAGCTGGCTGCCTTTTCCAAGGCCCTGGCCGACAAGACCGGACAGGACGTGGACGTGGCTTCCTCCGGAGCCGCTGCCCTGGAATGGGTGTCCGCCAAGTCCCCGGCGCTCGTGGTCATCGACGAGAACCTGCCCGACCACAAGCCCCTCGACCTGGTCCGCGAAATCCTCATGGTCTCGGCCATGACCCTCACCGCCGTCATCACCACCATGAGCGAAGAGGATTTCCACGAGGCGGCCGAAGGATACGGCGTCCTCATGCCCCTGCCCGCCAACCCCGCCGCCCAGGACGGCACCGAACTCGCCAACCGCCTGTCCGGTGTCTAG
- a CDS encoding MarR family winged helix-turn-helix transcriptional regulator — protein sequence MGIDTFKVRSAADFSRFLTKEPRFFYLYIQMKCDPTLSTYLNNCLYFTANSLARTVGRMAEEAFGDTGISPAHAFLMMLVNERPGLTQKELTQVLQLAPSTVTRFVDSLQRKGLVVRELEGKLSRVSPTDAGLQLKGPIAKAWKSLYRRYSEILGEEEGKHLTAMVSKANRTLEEGG from the coding sequence ATGGGCATCGATACCTTCAAGGTCCGCTCCGCAGCCGATTTTTCCCGCTTCTTGACAAAAGAGCCCCGGTTTTTTTATTTGTATATACAAATGAAGTGTGACCCAACTCTCTCCACCTACTTGAACAATTGTCTGTATTTTACGGCCAACTCCTTGGCGCGCACCGTTGGGCGCATGGCTGAAGAGGCGTTTGGGGATACCGGAATATCTCCGGCCCATGCCTTTTTGATGATGTTGGTGAACGAGCGCCCCGGCCTTACGCAGAAGGAGTTGACCCAAGTCTTGCAATTGGCCCCGTCCACGGTCACGCGATTTGTGGACAGCCTTCAGCGAAAAGGGCTTGTGGTGCGGGAATTGGAAGGCAAGCTCTCCAGGGTTTCGCCCACCGATGCCGGGCTGCAATTGAAAGGCCCCATCGCCAAGGCTTGGAAATCTCTCTATCGCCGCTACAGTGAGATTCTCGGGGAGGAGGAAGGCAAGCACCTCACCGCTATGGTGAGTAAGGCGAACCGCACATTGGAGGAAGGCGGTTGA
- a CDS encoding NifB/NifX family molybdenum-iron cluster-binding protein — translation MNTRIAIPSAAPGGMDASIDAHFGHCAMYTLVDIEDGAVKEVSVVPSCPHVQGGCMAPVNYLADNKVQALISGGMGMRPLMGFNQVGIQVYHGSGAPTVHAAIEAFLHDSLPVFTVEQTCGGGH, via the coding sequence GTGAATACGCGTATTGCAATTCCGTCCGCCGCTCCCGGCGGCATGGACGCCTCCATCGATGCCCACTTCGGCCATTGCGCCATGTACACCCTGGTCGACATCGAAGACGGCGCAGTGAAAGAGGTCTCCGTGGTCCCGAGCTGCCCCCACGTTCAGGGCGGCTGCATGGCCCCGGTGAACTACCTGGCCGACAACAAGGTCCAGGCCCTCATCTCCGGCGGCATGGGTATGCGCCCGCTCATGGGCTTCAACCAGGTCGGCATCCAGGTCTACCACGGCTCCGGCGCACCCACCGTGCACGCCGCCATCGAGGCGTTCCTGCATGACTCCCTGCCGGTCTTCACCGTGGAGCAGACCTGCGGCGGCGGACACTAA
- a CDS encoding sensor histidine kinase has translation MAGISARKLGLLVDGVLEFSRQESRSPAKVVFSPFELVESVRDMSRLQAMSEGLFLTARVVSGTPSLVHGSEAVLRLVALNLVGNAVRYTKEGGVHLELGYDRESGGELVLTVSDTGQGIPAEELETIFNPYETGSGGGAGFGLGLSIVKRSVERLRGAISVDSAPGEGSRFTVRLPAMEAEHS, from the coding sequence TTGGCCGGAATCTCGGCGAGGAAGCTTGGGCTTCTGGTGGACGGGGTGCTCGAATTCTCGCGGCAGGAATCCCGGTCTCCGGCCAAGGTTGTTTTTTCCCCGTTCGAACTGGTTGAGTCCGTTCGGGACATGTCCCGTCTTCAGGCCATGAGCGAAGGGCTTTTCCTGACTGCCCGGGTGGTCTCGGGAACCCCTTCCCTGGTACACGGCAGCGAGGCGGTCCTGCGGCTGGTGGCCCTGAATCTGGTGGGCAATGCCGTGCGCTACACCAAGGAAGGCGGCGTCCATCTGGAGCTCGGCTACGACCGTGAATCCGGCGGCGAGCTGGTTCTGACAGTGTCGGACACGGGCCAGGGGATTCCCGCCGAAGAATTGGAAACCATTTTCAACCCCTATGAGACAGGCTCGGGAGGCGGAGCCGGGTTCGGCCTGGGGCTGTCCATCGTCAAGCGCAGCGTGGAGCGTCTCAGGGGGGCCATCTCCGTGGACAGCGCTCCGGGCGAGGGGTCGCGGTTCACGGTCAGGCTTCCGGCAATGGAAGCCGAACATTCCTGA
- a CDS encoding YifB family Mg chelatase-like AAA ATPase — protein MIATISCAALMGIDAFKVQLEVDFSRSGMPCFTMVGLAEGAVREAKERVFSALKNCGFKVPPARIVVNLAPADVRKEGSGYDLPLAVGILCAMGVIDRQAVDGWFMAGELSLSGELKSVPGVLPLALAARKEGGRGIIVPEANGREGAVAGDLLVLGASDLGQVVRMLLGEETIKPAEVDIDTLWNERSRHLNDFGEVKGQEHAKRAIEIAAAGGHNMLFIGPPGSGKTMLAKRIPTVLPPLGFEEALEVTKIYSVAGLLPADRALMVTRPFRTPHHTISDVGLVGGGRYPQPGETSLAHRGVLFLDEMPEFKKSVLEVLRQPLEDGEVSISRSLMTLKYPADVMLVAAMNPCPCGYLSDEMHPCTCTPLAVQRYRSRISGPLLDRIDLHVSVPAVPYENLRQARSEVDSATMRGHILSARRIQAERYEGRHFSLNAELDGAALEEFCALSEAEHRFLRQAVESLGLSARAYTRVLRISRTIADLAGDDTIRADHLAEAINYRSMDREGTA, from the coding sequence ATGATCGCCACCATCTCCTGTGCCGCCCTCATGGGCATCGATGCCTTCAAGGTCCAGCTCGAAGTCGACTTTTCCCGCTCCGGTATGCCCTGTTTCACCATGGTCGGCCTGGCCGAAGGGGCCGTACGCGAGGCCAAGGAACGAGTTTTCTCCGCGTTGAAGAACTGCGGCTTCAAGGTGCCGCCCGCCCGAATCGTCGTGAACCTGGCTCCGGCGGACGTGCGCAAGGAGGGCAGCGGCTACGACCTGCCCCTGGCCGTGGGCATTCTCTGCGCCATGGGCGTTATCGACCGGCAGGCCGTGGACGGCTGGTTCATGGCCGGGGAATTGTCCCTGAGCGGAGAGCTCAAGTCCGTGCCGGGCGTCCTGCCCCTGGCCCTTGCCGCGCGCAAGGAGGGCGGACGCGGCATCATCGTGCCCGAGGCCAACGGCCGCGAAGGCGCGGTGGCGGGGGATTTACTGGTACTCGGAGCCTCGGACCTGGGCCAGGTGGTGCGAATGCTTCTGGGCGAGGAGACCATCAAGCCCGCCGAGGTGGACATCGACACGCTCTGGAACGAGCGGTCCCGCCATTTGAACGATTTCGGCGAGGTCAAGGGCCAGGAGCACGCCAAGCGGGCCATCGAGATTGCCGCGGCGGGCGGGCACAATATGCTTTTCATCGGTCCTCCCGGTTCGGGCAAGACCATGCTCGCCAAGCGCATTCCCACGGTGCTTCCGCCCCTCGGTTTTGAAGAGGCCCTGGAGGTCACCAAGATATACTCCGTGGCAGGGCTGCTTCCGGCGGACCGGGCGCTCATGGTCACCCGGCCCTTCCGCACCCCGCACCATACCATTTCGGATGTGGGCCTTGTGGGCGGGGGCCGCTACCCCCAGCCCGGCGAGACCTCCCTTGCGCACCGGGGCGTCCTCTTCCTCGACGAGATGCCCGAGTTCAAGAAATCCGTGCTCGAAGTTCTGCGCCAACCGCTGGAGGACGGCGAAGTTTCCATCTCCCGTTCCCTCATGACGCTCAAATACCCGGCCGACGTCATGCTCGTCGCCGCCATGAACCCCTGTCCGTGCGGCTATCTGTCGGACGAAATGCACCCGTGCACCTGCACGCCCCTGGCCGTGCAACGCTACCGGAGCAGAATCTCCGGCCCGCTGCTCGACCGCATCGACCTTCATGTGTCCGTGCCCGCCGTCCCCTACGAGAATCTCCGGCAGGCCCGTTCCGAAGTGGACTCCGCCACCATGCGCGGCCATATTCTCTCGGCACGGCGCATCCAGGCGGAACGATACGAAGGCCGACACTTCAGCCTCAACGCCGAGCTGGACGGCGCGGCCCTGGAAGAGTTCTGCGCCCTGAGCGAGGCTGAACACCGTTTCCTGCGGCAGGCCGTGGAAAGCCTGGGCCTCTCGGCCCGCGCCTATACCCGCGTCTTGCGCATATCCCGCACCATCGCCGACCTCGCCGGAGACGACACCATCCGCGCCGATCACCTGGCCGAGGCCATCAATTATCGAAGCATGGACCGCGAAGGCACCGCTTGA
- a CDS encoding flavin reductase family protein yields MTKINIGDNAFILPEPLGIVGTHYEGRPNFMALAWMTRVNYQPCLMAIAVNKNHATSLGIAETGEYSINIPHEGMHRETDVMGLLSGKQVDKSTFFDIHYGELENAPLIKECPLSMEFKVVKTVEMDTNTIFIGELRGAWTEERFLTDGFPDIEKVKPIMLSMPDNHYWAVGRKIGRAWHDGKELKDRVKTGR; encoded by the coding sequence ATGACGAAAATCAACATCGGCGACAACGCGTTCATTTTGCCTGAACCGCTGGGCATCGTGGGAACGCATTACGAGGGGCGGCCCAACTTCATGGCGTTGGCCTGGATGACTCGGGTAAACTATCAGCCATGTCTGATGGCCATCGCGGTCAATAAAAACCACGCCACCAGTCTGGGGATTGCCGAGACCGGTGAATACTCCATCAACATTCCTCACGAGGGAATGCATCGTGAGACCGATGTCATGGGGCTTCTGTCGGGAAAGCAGGTGGACAAATCCACGTTCTTCGACATTCACTACGGCGAACTAGAAAATGCGCCCCTCATCAAGGAATGTCCTTTGTCCATGGAGTTCAAGGTGGTGAAGACCGTGGAAATGGATACCAACACGATCTTCATCGGTGAATTGCGGGGAGCCTGGACCGAAGAGCGTTTTCTCACAGACGGGTTTCCCGACATAGAGAAAGTTAAACCGATCATGCTCTCCATGCCGGACAATCACTATTGGGCGGTGGGCCGTAAGATCGGCCGCGCCTGGCATGACGGCAAGGAGCTCAAGGACCGCGTAAAAACGGGCAGGTAG